From the genome of Monomorium pharaonis isolate MP-MQ-018 chromosome 1, ASM1337386v2, whole genome shotgun sequence:
gttataaatgaAAGGTAAATAATatggatataaaaattactgttaTGTGACAGTAGCAGCGGATCATcaagaaatttcttaattcGCAGCTACTACTACATCAcagtgatttttaaatataaaaattactatcatGTGACAGTAGTTGCGAATCATCAAGGAATTCCTTGATCCGCAGCTACTAGCACATCACAGAAATTGTTACATGTACAAAAACTGTCATGTGACAGTAGCTGTGGATCATCAAGGAATTCCTTGATTCGCAGCCACTACCACatcagtaatttttaataatacgtgTACAAAAACTGTCATGTGACAGTAGCTGCGGATCATCAAGAAATCTTGATTCGCAGCTACTACcacattacaataatttttacatgtacaaaataaataacattttttatcattgttCCAGTTCTGACAAGATGTTCCTACACGTGCCTTCTTCAcgagtgattttttttttgtgcaatTGTGTAGCTGTAATTAagttttgtgttttttttttatgtttattttttaatatttgtaaacagcgttgccaattttttttataaatttattttttttaatattttacaatgtgCCTTTTTCACGAGtgactatttttatttttatgtgtgcaATTAGCtgtaaatattaagttttgagtttttttttataagtttattttttagttatttgtaAACAGCGTTGCCAAACAAAACGtttgttatatttctttagtttttattactttataagcttaaaaattgatgttcctttttagttttttattttgtcactAACAATAAGTCATTTCTAATAAGTTTTAGatataactaatttttaagTCTCATTCAGTTATAATGCTATAAATTGTGATATAGCGTCTGTGATATATATGTGAATTGaccattttaaataaatatatacttttttacatataaatattattattaaataaaatctttaacatCCTTTCCTCTCCTGCTGTTGcatgtaaaacaaattttttatatatacaaatttttatatgtactattttttaagatttaagaagaacttatatatttttttagtaaatttttttataaaattaatgcagCAATCAATTTGTATGAGATTTAACgtgttaaagaattaaaatatgtaatgtacCAATTGTAAACAAGTAATAACGtgcttaaatattatacatatactatcAGTTTAAAAGTTAacgttactttaaataatattggaatataaatatattctaattttgaaatctaaatgtataataagtgTGCTAGAAGGatttgagaaagagagaaggagggagggagaataATGTTGCGTATATAGTAATGTCTATCCCGaaacactttattataattaatacaattctttttatgcgtttacaattaaattataattgtacttttataataattatgtgtattgttcttttacaattattggtaataaacctattttgtTTCTGTTTCACTTAATGCtcttgaaacatatatataattataattatatgccGGCTTGTAATGGTGAACAATTTACagatatttgttatttacacataaataaattataattattgtgctagaaagagtattattgttaaattgagagaaagaggggaagaagggagaataatattgtgtaGTAATGTCTATcccgaaacaatttattataattaatgcaattctcTTCATgcattcaaaaaaaaatttttatttgtagttaaattacaattgtacttttaaaattatgtttattgtcctttacaaacaattattgataataaacctattttgtCCATGTTTCACTCAAAGCGCTTgcaacatataatcatgtgccGGCTTGTAATGATGAACAAAGCGTGGCTGTCACAGAAACTTCTCAAGTTTGCCAAGCCgacacatgattatatgttccaagagcattaataaaaacaaaatagattcattaacaataactgtaaaattttgattttgaatgtgatttgtgaatgtataaaaatttttcttaccatattttaaatccaaactaaATAGTGAGCATTGTAGCATTGGCAGgaacaaattattactatcCAGTACTAGTTGCTTTGTAAGTAACATTGTAGAACTAGTGGCTTTGTAAGTAATGTTGTAGAATTAATGATTTTGTACGCTTCCTGCTGCTCTTCCGTCAACTTTAGCTTCTTTGAAATTTGGTTAAGTCTAAGATACACCTTGTACACAGTGTAAGATTAGtaattcttcctctttcttttaaactaaaaaattaacaaaagcgTGGCTGTCACAGAAACTTCTTAAGTTTGCCAAGccgatatataattatatgttccaagacagtaatattaacaataactgtaaaattttgaatatgatctgtgaatgtatgaaaatttttcttaccatataaaaattttaaatccatACATATActacagtttaaaaattaacgttactttaaataatattggaatatattctaattttttaaatataaatgtataataagtgTGCTAAAAGGatttgagaaagagagagggaaggcGACAGAATAATATTGCGTagtaaattagtaataaacctattttgtCTGTGTTTCGCTTAATGCTCTTGGAACATACATATAATCATATGCCAGCTTGTAATGGTGaacaatttacacatatttgttatttatacatataaataaattataattattgtgctagaaagagtattattgttaaattaagagagagaaagagagagagagagagagagagagaaagagagggaaggaagggagaataatattgtgtaGTACTGTCTATcccgaaacaatttattataattaatgcaattctcTTCAtgcattcaaaaatatttaaaaaattttttatttgtagttaaattataattgtacttttaaaattatgtttattttttacaattattgataataaacttattttgtCCATGTTTCACTTAAAGCGCTTGCAACATATTTTGTCCATGTTTCACTAAAGCGCTTgcaacatataatcatgtgccGGCTTGTAATAATGAACAAAGCATGTGTATCGTCGAAAACTTCTCAAACGGCGAGAACCTTTCGTGGTTAGGGATAAGATGGaaattaaaacacaattatatttgagCGATAGGAAAAATCCTTTATTTGCTCATTAGGGGAAAAGCCTCGTAGGCATAAAAACCCCTTTCTTTGATTATCTACCTTGAGTCGGAATGTTCCAGAAGTCTTACATTTTGtctcacacatacacacacactcgTTCACATTTACTTTTAGCTTTCGCTTTCTTTATTTCGAGGCCTCGTATGATTTTAGCGCGCGTGACGCAGCCCGTAAGCATACGCCTTCTTTATTGCTCCACAACGAGCTACAATTATGCTCGAATAATCGAGCTGCAGGATAATGAATATCCGCAATACGCACATCGCGCCCTTAACGCAGGATTTAACATCCGCAAATGAGACGCGTAAAGCgtctttcttattatattaattatgcactTTGGTCACTCGCGAGAATCCGTACTTCTATTGCCGTCCGCACAGAACGAAGATGACTCACTTACTGTTCGTCATTGTCGTGCATGAATTAACACGTCCTTCCTTTCCCCAAACGCGCTCTGGCCCTTGCCCCCTCCATTCTACGCGATTCAAGTTCGACGCCCCTAGCCACCGTCCGATCGCGGTCGAGAACACCTCCTCCGAATCACATTCTCGTTCCGTGGAACACTCTCCCCCCGTTGAGAGAGAAAACGATCAACTATTACATTGTACTATTACGTAAATTTTCACTTCTATAGAATTTACATGAAAACATAAAACCATGACAAATTGTAACTATGAGTTCGGCAAGGGACAGAGTGACTTCGCGTTCCTTTTAAAAAGTCCTTGGGCTGTCTTGATCGTTGCGACTCGAACCACACCGTCGTCTCCCGGATGCGTCTCCACCACCCGTCCCAGCTGCCACCTCATACACGGTTGATTTCGGTCAATTAGGATGACGATCGATCCTATTTGGAGTTCGGAATCAGATCCGGTccatttttgccttttttggAGTTCCGTCAGATACTCCTGATTCCACCTGCGCCAGAAATCCTGGCGTGCTTTGGTTATCAGGCGCCAGGATGACAGACGGTTATCTGAAACATAGAGATAGTTATCCTCGGGCAATAATGTGAGCGGCTGGCCTACCAAAAAATGTGCCGGAGTTAACGCGACGGGGTCGTTCGGATCCGTAGATATGGGGCACAACGGTCGTGAATTTAAAATAGCTTCGATCTCGATAGCTAATGTGTTTAATTCTTCGAACGTAAATAATCGATCGCCTATCACTCTTTTAAGGTGGTGCTTAAACGACTTCACCGCGGCCTCCCAGATACCTCCAAAATGGGGCGAAAGAGGCGGGTTAAAATGCCACTCGATCTTTTTAGTCGTGGCGAATTCACAAACTTGCGTTTTGAACTTTTCGGATTCAATCAATGCGTACCAGTCACGCAATTGATTATTCGCGCCGACGAAGTTTGTGCCATTGTCCGAATAAATGTTGGCTGGGACCGCTCGTCGACCTATAAACCGCTTAAGAGCTGCGATAAACGCCTCTGTTGATAAATCACTGACTATCTCTAGGTGAACGGCCTTCGTAGACATACAGATGAAAATGCATccgtatacttttattttcccGCGATTTCGtacctttctttctttaataaacattGGTCCCAAATAATCTACACCTGTATTGTAGAAAGCCGGCGCTTCTTTAAAACGTGACTTCGGTAGATTTGCCATTTTATAATCGACAGGCTTTGCTCTGAAACGAATACATCTCGCGCATTTCCGGACTATTTTAcgaatttgattttttccGTCGAGTAGCCAGAATCGGTGACGAATTGTGTAGAGCGTGCTCTGGATGCCtgcatgataatttttttcgtgtacCTCTCGAATGATTAGATCAGTTACGTGGTGGTATGAGGGTAACAAAATTGGATATTTTTGCGAAATCGGTATATCCGCATTTCGCAGCCTGCCGCCGACGCGAAGTAAACCTAAATCATCGATAATCGGGTTGAGTGAAGCCAGTTTCGTGCCCTTTATTTCCTTTGTTTTGGAGATGCGATTTATCTCATCTGAAAATTGTTCTTTCTGGACTAACATGATTATCCGCTGTTCGGATCTTTTTACTTCATCGTTAGATAATGGACCTTTGCAACGGTTGGACGGTAACATTCGTAGACAGTATGCTATTGTGCGAATTAATCGTGTATAGGatgaaaatttcttaaaaataaaattcgattCAATTTGAGCTGTAAAACAAATGATTTTCCTCAAACCTGGCAGTTCTTCGACCGGAGTTTCGATAGATACGGGCCACGTTGATTCGGGCCGCCGAAGCCACGGCGGGCCGTCGAACCACgagtcattttttaaaaattctctcGGGAGTTGACTACGTGACAGTGCGTCGGCGGGGTTATGTTCCGACCGCACATGTCGCCATTCGACTTGAGATAATTCTTGAATCTCTTTGACTCGATTAGCTTCGAATACTTTAAGAACACTTGGTGATTTCCTTATCCAATGTAAAACGATCATTGAATCTGACCAGAAAATGATCCTATTAGGTGTGAAATGGAAGGTTTTCGAGATTTCTCGGAATAACCGCACGAGGGTGAGCGCCCCGCAGAGCTCAAGCCGGGGGATGGTCGTATCCTTGAGGGGGGCGACACGAGTTTTGGCGCTGCATAGACGAACGagaatattattcttattattttgtgaTCTTACATACAGGCACGCCCCGTATCCGACTTTGCTCGCGTCGCAAAATCCGTGAATTTCTAAGTTCGTAAAATCGTCGATCGTTAGACGGCGGGGAATTGCTAAATGATCGATTAATCCAAGCTGTTCTGCGAGCGATTGCCATAACGAATGCAATGCATTCGGGACCGATTCGTCCCACGATATTTTTGCCTTCCAGCATTCTTGTAGTATTACCTTGGACGCAAGGATAACGGGACCGAGCAACCCGAGGGGGTCGAAGATTTTCGCAATCTCCGATAAAATGTGGCGTTTTGAAACCTTGTTCGCAAGCTTAACAGGGTTAACCGTATACAGTAATTCATCTCGGCGCGCGTTCCAGGAGACGCCAAGAGTTTTCAAAATCGGATTTTCCTTTGTCAAAAATTCGGTATCTGTCGTCCGCTCGCTCAGACCCTGAAGGGCGTGGGGATGATTAGATGCCCATTGTCTTATATTAAAACCTCCACGTTTAAGAATCTGAACTGTCTCGTCCCGGATTTGGATTAATTCCTTGAGTGTTTTTGCTCCCGTCAGCAAATCGTCTACGTAAAGATCGCGTTTTAAAATCTCTGACCCGAGTGGAAAATTTACGTTTTCGTCTATCGCGAGCTGTTTTATTGTTCGAATTGCTAGGAAAGGTGCCGACGACACGCCGAAAGTTACAGTGTTAAGCTGAAAAGTTCGGGCCTGCCCTTCATGTAGCcagattaatttttgatatttacgGTCTTCCGGATGCACCCATATTTGCCGGTACATTTTTTCAATGTCGGCGGTCATAACATATTCGTGTACGCGGAATCGTACAAGGTGCTCAAATAGACTGTCTTGAATGGTAGGCCCgaccattaaaatattattaagagatATCCCCTTATTTGTTTTAGCGGACGCGTCGAAGACTACTCGAACCTTTGTAGTCGCGCTTGTGTTTTTTACAACTGCGTGATGAGGAAGGTAATACCCGTCTCCGGAGTCGTTAAATAAAAGAGTCATATGCCCTAAGTCGATATATTCTTTCATGACTCTTTCGTATTCTCGTTTGAGAGCAGAATTAGCGTCGAGTCGTTTTTGTAAGCCGTAAAAGCGTCGCAGGGCTATCGACCTGGAATTTCCAAAATCACGTTCGTTTTGTCGAAAGGGTAGTCTGACGACATAGTTTCCGGAAGCTTCGCGCGtagtgttttttatataatgatttTCGCATTCCGAGGTCTCCGGTATTACGCAACGTTTCGCGGTCGTATCTTCTAATCGCCAAAAATTTTCGAGCTGTTCATCTAAATTCGTTAATTTACACGCGACCGTTCGCTTTCCGTTTTCGGCGTTGATTTCGCCTACAACGACCCAACCGAGCTGAGTCTTCTGCAAAAGAAAATCGCAGTTATCCTTCGAAAGATTGATCTGGCCGATTGACAATAGCGACAGAGTCGCTCCCGAACCGATAATTATGTCTACTGGCCGCGGCAGATGGAATTGCGGATCCGCGAGTTTTATGTTTGCTGGGATGTGAATCGATCCGCGTGGAAACATCGTGTTCGGAACATTTTCCGCGATTTTAGGTATAATCAAGAAAGTGAGCGTCTTTTGATATTCGCTATGAATTGACCGGAAGGAAGCCTCGACCATGCCGCGTGCTGACGTATTCATTTCATCGATCGCGCCTATTGTTATGGAACACGGACTTGTCGATAATTGTAGTTCACGAACGAGCCTTTCTGTCATAAAATGTGCCGACGCACAGGTATCTAAAAGTGCACGGCATTGACGAAATTCGCCCTGAGAATTTTTGACGCGAATCATTGCACTCATCATCAACTGAAATCGCGAGAAAGGCGCCATGGCGTTTAGGGCAATCGGCATCGGTTCTAGTCATTTATCTTTATTCGTGTCGGATGATTGATCAACGGAATTAGAATTTTCACCTTTCGCGGCGCTCTTTTTTGCGTCGCATTTATGCAATAATTTGCTAACATATTTCTTACAGCATTTACAAGGAGGCCAACGACATAATCCGGGATGCGAGCGGAGACAGTTTTTACAcagcttttctctttttacaaaattccaCCGGCGATCTACATTCCATTTGACGAATTCAGGACATCTAAACGTGGAGTGTTTGTCCTTCTTGCATACAATACAGTTAGGATATACATTAGTGACGAGAGCACGCGTGCCGGATTCCTCCCTACGCGCTTTCGTCGGAAACGTCCCCCCTCTGGAATGCCGTCTTTTGTGAGAGGTATCGAGAGCGGTGTTTGTATTATCTGATTCTAATGTAGCAAGACGAAAGGCCGTCTCGGACAAAAAGGTGTATAGTTGCTCGAGCGATGGCGATTCATCTAAAGTGAGTGTCTTTTCCCACTCCATACGCACATCGGATGGTAACGCCCGTTCTATCAGACGAACTAACGCGTGTTGACCCGGCGTTGCATGAAAATTATCTAGAATATTCACGTGCTGGCGTACGTTGTCGACTAGCTTAGTTAAATCCTTATGCGAAAATTTGCTCGGCACcgataattcaaaaattgcgTCTAGATGTTTCGAAATTAATAcgcgtttcttatcgtatgcCTTACCAATTAATTCCCAAgcctttttgtaattttcgtCACTCACGtcaaaaattgaaactttACGAAGCGCTTCCCCCTGTAGCGAATCCCGCAAATATAggaacttttgtaaatttgtaatatcttCGCGCGCATCAATGATTGTCATAAAAGTGTTCTTGAAAGAAAGCCACTTCTCTAAGTCGCCGTTAAATTTAGGTAATTCCGCGACAGGTAATTTAATGCGTTTGATGTTATTTTCAGTTGGAATCGTATTTGAATTGGTCGCGCGGGAGGCCGGTCTGCTGTTATCTTCGATGGTGCTTGCGAGTTGGTAATATCGATCTTGAAT
Proteins encoded in this window:
- the LOC118647175 gene encoding uncharacterized protein LOC118647175, whose product is MASETKRFTQKRTTLKTQLTILERLVAEGGVTDTNLKMRLKRVSELYHAYEEMQAEFESGEQSSDANEIQDRYYQLASTIEDNSRPASRATNSNTIPTENNIKRIKLPVAELPKFNGDLEKWLSFKNTFMTIIDAREDITNLQKFLYLRDSLQGEALRKVSIFDVSDENYKKAWELIGKAYDKKRVLISKHLDAIFELSVPSKFSHKDLTKLVDNVRQHVNILDNFHATPGQHALVRLIERALPSDVRMEWEKTLTLDESPSLEQLYTFLSETAFRLATLESDNTNTALDTSHKRRHSRGGTFPTKARREESGTRALVTNVYPNCIVCKKDKHSTFRCPEFVKWNVDRRWNFVKREKLCKNCLRSHPGLCRWPPCKCCKKYVSKLLHKCDAKKSAAKGENSNSVDQSSDTNKDK
- the LOC118647173 gene encoding uncharacterized protein LOC118647173, producing the protein MPIALNAMAPFSRFQLMMSAMIRVKNSQGEFRQCRALLDTCASAHFMTERLVRELQLSTSPCSITIGAIDEMNTSARGMVEASFRSIHSEYQKTLTFLIIPKIAENVPNTMFPRGSIHIPANIKLADPQFHLPRPVDIIIGSGATLSLLSIGQINLSKDNCDFLLQKTQLGWVVVGEINAENGKRTVACKLTNLDEQLENFWRLEDTTAKRCVIPETSECENHYIKNTTREASGNYVVRLPFRQNERDFGNSRSIALRRFYGLQKRLDANSALKREYERVMKEYIDLGHMTLLFNDSGDGYYLPHHAVVKNTSATTKVRVVFDASAKTNKGISLNNILMVGPTIQDSLFEHLVRFRVHEYVMTADIEKMYRQIWVHPEDRKYQKLIWLHEGQARTFQLNTVTFGVSSAPFLAIRTIKQLAIDENVNFPLGSEILKRDLYVDDLLTGAKTLKELIQIRDETVQILKRGGFNIRQWASNHPHALQGLSERTTDTEFLTKENPILKTLGVSWNARRDELLYTVNPVKLANKVSKRHILSEIAKIFDPLGLLGPVILASKVILQECWKAKISWDESVPNALHSLWQSLAEQLGLIDHLAIPRRLTIDDFTNLEIHGFCDASKVGYGACLYVRSQNNKNNILVRLCSAKTRVAPLKDTTIPRLELCGALTLVRLFREISKTFHFTPNRIIFWSDSMIVLHWIRKSPSVLKVFEANRVKEIQELSQVEWRHVRSEHNPADALSRSQLPREFLKNDSWFDGPPWLRRPESTWPVSIETPVEELPGLRKIICFTAQIESNFIFKKFSSYTRLIRTIAYCLRMLPSNRCKGPLSNDEVKRSEQRIIMLVQKEQFSDEINRISKTKEIKGTKLASLNPIIDDLGLLRVGGRLRNADIPISQKYPILLPSYHHVTDLIIREVHEKNYHAGIQSTLYTIRHRFWLLDGKNQIRKIVRKCARCIRFRAKPVDYKMANLPKSRFKEAPAFYNTGVDYLGPMFIKERKVRNRGKIKVYGCIFICMSTKAVHLEIVSDLSTEAFIAALKRFIGRRAVPANIYSDNGTNFVGANNQLRDWYALIESEKFKTQVCEFATTKKIEWHFNPPLSPHFGGIWEAAVKSFKHHLKRVIGDRLFTFEELNTLAIEIEAILNSRPLCPISTDPNDPVALTPAHFLVGQPLTLLPEDNYLYVSDNRLSSWRLITKARQDFWRRWNQEYLTELQKRQKWTGSDSELQIGSIVILIDRNQPCMRWQLGRVVETHPGDDGVVRVATIKTAQGLFKRNAKSLCPLPNS